Proteins from one Juglans microcarpa x Juglans regia isolate MS1-56 chromosome 1S, Jm3101_v1.0, whole genome shotgun sequence genomic window:
- the LOC121245759 gene encoding phytosulfokines 5-like, with translation MAKVVSLLIMIGLLLCSTLTYASRPEPGFADATPANTLHADESTDVHDAVDGSCEGIGETECLTRRTLAAHLDYIYTQKENP, from the exons ATGGCAAAGGTCGTCAGCCTGTTGATCATGATAGGCCTCCTCCTCTGCTCCACGCTGACCTACGCTTCACGTCCAGAGCCTGGGTTTGCTGATGCAACTCCTGCGAATACCCTTCATGCG GATGAGTCGACGGACGTTCATGATGCTGTGGATGGGAGTTGTGAAGGAATTGGAGAGACGGAATGTTTGACAAGGAGGACTTTGGCTGCTCACCTCGACTATATCTACACCCAGAAGGAGAATCCATGA
- the LOC121246682 gene encoding uncharacterized protein LOC121246682, with translation MSWIARSIANSLKLDDGDDNTTTNASDPNSPPKQKPDSPSSPSTPSSRGVKEDLSELTKTVSRQLWGVASFLAPPPQPSDHKTSEEDMISGIRSDFAEISGKFKTGISKLSTNKTVSEITKIASSFLLLGSEEEIGDAVGVTEEVLAFARNVSMHPETWLDFPLLDYEDSDEFEMSDSQQEHALAIERLAPSLAALRIELCPGYMSEACFWMIYFVLLHPRLGKHDAELLSTPKIVEARTMLIHDLQSRNKAKQEPEYLGRDVNTTDLTHEEHLSVRLSASESAPLETSAVELASSSVPADIEMEKHPVQSTELEIVDKPVVKDEPVDQTMNQHSLPGSSSRVLDDKFEDDGDDWLKEESSEMVGVSGTTFPIGNDEDVSFSDLEEEDGDVPIHYTKATTASDSSTKESRDWVQLSRSSDDSVKDISSVEIKNAGSEQLSARNPESKEPNDWLNLDDIDVI, from the exons ATGTCTTGGATAGCCAGGTCGATCGCCAACTCCCTCAAACTCGACGACGGCGACGACAACACCACCACCAATGCCTCGGATCCAAACTCTCCACCGAAGCAGAAGCCGGACTCTCCCTCTTCACCATCTACTCCATCCTCACGTGGCGTTAAAGAGGACCTCTCCGAGCTCACCAAAACCGTATCCCGCCAACTCTGGGGCGTCGCCTCCTTCCTTGCCCCTCCTCCTCAACCTTCCGATCACAAGACCTCCGAAGAGGACATGATCTCCGGAATCCGCAGCGATTTCGCCGAGATCAGCGGGAAATTTAAGACCGGCATCTCAAAGCTATCGACCAACAAAACGGTGTCGGAGATCACCAAAATAGCTTCCAGTTTTCTCCTGCTTGGATCGGAGGAGGAGATCGGCGATGCTGTCGGTGTAACCGAAGAGGTGCTGGCCTTCGCAAGAAACGTCTCGATGCATCCAGAAACTTGGCTGGATTTTCCTCTCCTTGACTACGAAGATTCCGAtg AATTTGAAATGTCTGATTCCCAACAAGAACATGCTTTGGCTATTGAACGGCTTGCACCGAGCTTGGCTGCTCTCAGGATTGAACTTTGCCCAGGATATATGAGTGAGGCTTGCTTCTGGATGATTTATTTTGTGCTGTTGCATCCGAGACTCGGTAAACATGACGCAGAACTTCTGTCAACACCAAAA ATAGTGGAAGCCAGAACAATGTTGATACATGATTTGCAAAGCCGAAATAAGGCAAAGCAAGAACCTGAATATTTGGGAAGAGACGTGAACACTACTGACTTAACACATGAAGAGCATCTCTCGGTGCGGCTTAGTGCATCAGAATCAGCCCCTCTCGAGACGTCAGCTGTTGAACTTGCCTCTTCTTCAGTGCCAGCTGACATTGAGATGGAGAAGCACCCAGTCCAAAGTACGGAACTTGAGATTGTTGACAAACCTGTTGTTAAGGATGAACCAGTGGATCAAACCATGAACCAACATTCACTGCCTGGTTCCTCCTCTAGGGTCTTAGATGATAAATTTGAGGATGATGGTGATGATTGGTTGAAAGAGGAAAGTTCAGAAATGGTTGGTGTAAGTGGAACTACCTTCCCTATTGGGAATGATGAGGATGTATCATTTAGCGATCTTGAGGAGGAGGATGGAGATGTGCCCATACATTACACGAAAGCCACAACTGCTTCTGATTCTTCAACAAAAGAATCACGAGACTGGGTTCAGCTGAGCAGAAGCTCTGATGACTCAGTTAAAGATATCAGCTCTGTTGAGATAAAAAATGCTGGATCTGAGCAGTTAAGTGCTCGTAACCCTGAGTCAAAGGAACCTAATGACTGGCTTAATCTTGATGACATTGATGTAATTTGA